The DNA region TGCACTCTTCGGGGTATAGAACATTGGTGGCGACACGGAGGCCGGGCACAACGGGGTGGTCTTGGCAATCGGTAGGTGGTTTCGTCGTTGAAAGAGGAACGGCTTCGGGGGTGGAGGCGTAGAGGATGGCGTCGTGGTGGTTGGGAGGTTTGCGTTCGGGGCCGGGAGTTGTCTCGATGATGCGCAGGGATTTAGCTAGAGAAGGTGGCGCTGAAGCGACGAGTGATCCATCAAGGACAGATGCGTAGACTTGTTCTGATGTCGTTGAAGGGCGACGATCCCAAATGGTCTGTAGAGCAATAGGAGAGGATAGCTGTACTGAAGCCTTGGGGTTGGTGTCAACTGGGCCGCAGACTCGCAAGACAGCGTCAAGCACACGGATGAGTTCCACTTCTCTCTCAGTGCGCTTAACGGCGTCTCCCTCCTCTGGCAGCGTCGACAGCCCACTGATGACATCGAGCTCCCTCACCCAGCGACAAAAGGCACCAATCTTTGGCTTCTCGCCGCGAATCCTCATCTCAGCGAGTAGGATCCGAGCCTCGGTATATCTTCGATCGGCGAGAGCGCCCGTGATTTGCGCCGTGAGGTTTGCGCCGGCTATGGCATGATCAGAGGTGACATTTTCAACGTCCAGCGTGCAGCCTACCCGCATTATTCACACCCGTCGTGCATGCTTGACGGAAATCGTAGACAGCACCACGAAGGTCCTTGCAGAACTTCGACTTGATCAACCCAGGATACTGAGCCAGCGAATTCAGGGTATCGATGGTGATTTCGAGCTCTTCGGTCGAGACGACGGTGTGGAGGTTCTTGGGTTCGAATTGCGCGCCatcaggaggaggagtgagGACGGGGGCGGTCTTGGGGTGTTTGTTGGGGTGCTCGGCTTGAGCGTTTTGTtgctttctcttctttgacttggacttggccatggctgatggcttgattgattgattgcGATTGATAAAGAGCTTGGTGGGGAGGGAGGGCAGAATTGATCCCACAAGCGTGGGGTTAGTCGCTTCTGCTAAATCGTGAGAGCGGTGTGTAGGGGCAGAACAGCACCATTGCCACCCAGGCCTGGGAGGATCATCCATTCCCAGCAAGAAGGGGAGAATCATTTAATCAAACCCTTCAGACATTACTAATACCATTTCCCGTGTTAATAGAGACTTTCCAGCTCTTTTCAACCCGAATTTCTGCGTAGACATTAGAGCCGGAACCTGCCAATCGTTGCGTCTCCACTCCGAGTGTCTAGGGTTGCTCCCCCTCGCGATGACAATCATCCCCCAATCTCATGCTCCACGCCCCATGTTATGGCTTCTTGAGACCAAACAAGCCATATTGATGCGGATTATAACTCGTTTAACTTGATTGAGTCTTGTAGATCCAGCTAAACCGAGTTGACGACACGTTTTTCACGGTTCCCCGTGCCAACACTCGTTTCGTCTCCAGACTAAAGCTGGGATAACCACAAACCAACTCCTAACCTTTGTCGGTTGACCTGTCGGCATAACCATTTTAAAGGGTCATCCAGCGCTAATGTGAGCGAATTTCACTAAATGCTTTCACTAAGCGCACTTAGTCAAGACGACGATAACCATGAAAGGTTGTTGACCGGATGCCCTGGGTATTGCTTGGTGCTGATGAGCCATAGGCTGCTCTATGTGTTCAAAACGGCGTATCCGCTGTGATAATAGCCGGCCAACTTGCACAAAATGTCTTCAAAAGGGCCTCGACTGCCCTGGATATGAGCCTAAACTCCGGTGGGTCGGAGGCCCAGCTGTCCGGGGTCGCTTGAAGGGATTTCAGCCCCAAGGCTCATCCGCAGACATACAGCCAAGCGTCGATACATCTTTTCACTCGTTCCTCGGATACCCGTTACAAGAACTGGTTGATTACTACGACAAGCAACTATGCAAGATCATGGTGTGGGTGGACTCAGCTGACAACATTTATCGAAGATACGTTCTTCCTCTGGCGCAGACGAATCTCACGGTTCGGCTCTCTGTGGCTGCCGTCTCTGCTCAACATGCTGCAGCGTCTCGCGGAGCCTGTCTCATGTCTGAGGATGCCCGAAATCAAGCTATTTCCATGATATCGAGGCACATCACCGATGTGACGAATCATCTCGCCAACGGACACGAGATTGACAAGCAGCTGAGCTTGGATGACGCAGAATGGATGCTAGCCTGCATGCTTGTACTCTCGTGCTATGAGATGGCTCACTCTGGTGCATCAGCAGCTGAGATTCATCGCTCGGCGGCGAGATCACTAGTCAACACGCTTCCAACAGCCCAATGTCGAAAATCCATGTTGTTCATGTCGCTGAGAAACATGCTTTCTACATACGAAGTTTTCGCATCTACAACTTGCTTTGACCTGGAGAGCGTCCAGGATGCCATCCTTCCGATATTCGAAGCGGGGACCGTTCTTCTGGACGAAAGTATTCTCTTTGCCGAGTATCTTGGGCTATTGCACCAGGCTACTATACTTGCACGTCAGCCTCACAGAGTCCAGGCCTCGAATCGTGACTGGAGGACTGATTTCGAGATGGCTCGGGGAACAACTCTGATGATTGGAGGCAGGCTTTCCATCACGGTCCAACAGCGCCGTGATCTGATCCGCCTTGTGGACATTCATCACAACGCCGCCCTTCTCTACGTGTCGCAATGTCTAGGTTATGGAACCACATACGAAACGATGTCAGCCTTTTCAGACCTCAAGAGGCAACTTCTGGCTTTTGACGATATCGCCGACTGGACACATAATCTTGCATGGCCAGTATTCATTGCTGGCGTGGGATGTCACGGAGACGAACAAGATCAAAAGATCGTCTCTGACCTGTACGAGACCATCGTGCAGGTGACGAGACTCAAGTCATACCGGGAGGTGCTTTGCTTTTTGCAAGACTTTTGGTCGGGAAGCGAGCCCGACTGGCAAGTGTTGGCGAGAGAGTGGGAACTGCTCGGCAAACGTGTTTTGCCATACTGAATCTCCACCTCGATGCTGTTGTTTCGAGATATCGACGTAACAAGTGGCAGAGCCCCCTCTTGTTAGCCATCTTACAGACATCGGTACGGTCGAATCTTCTCTGATTCGATGCCTATTCGGGTCTGGCTCGAACATCTCTCTGCTGAGATACCAGATTGGTGTTAGCTCGTTGCGTGGAGACGATGCAAGTTTCTCGATTTTGATACCAAAGAAGGAAAAGCGCGTCTTTGACCATTTGGGTAGTCAAGACGAGAAACACCCCCAGGCTTCACAGTTCTGAGGTCATGAGGACTATAAAAATGTCGAGAATTCCGACGAGATGGCCGCTTCTTTCTTATCGATCATCCTGAGCTGCTCAGTTACCCTCTCTTACCTATTGTCATGACTGTCCCAACACCCCCAATTGCCCGCTTTGACGCAACTGATCCGTCAACCACCATCGACAAACTGGTCGAGGTGATCAAGCGTGATGGAGGCGTAATCGTCGAAAAGTTGATTACCTCCGAGCTTGCGACTCAGATCAGCAAAGATCTTAAGCCTGCCTTTGACACCGATATCAAGGACAAATATGGCTTCTTCCCCGAGACAACTCAACGAGCAACAGGCCTGCTTGGCTTGTCTGAGGCCTGTGTCGAACTCGCTTGCAGCAAGATCTACAATGAAGTTGCTCAAGCCGTGTTACCGTCAACTTACTCCTTCTGGAGGGGTGACCACAAGAAGACGGTCAGCGGCAAGCCCATCATTTCTTCCACTGCTGGATTCCGTGTCAACCCTGGGGGAACCCAGCAGGTCCTCCATCGAGACGACAAGTATGTCTTCAGATCCTTTTATAGCGTTCAGGTGCTAAACCTTCCTAGCGATTATTACCGTCACAACACGGATGAGCCTCTGATGATTGGCTGCGTCAcagccttgaccaagacGACAAAGGAAAACGGCGCCACGATCTGCATCCCCGGGTCGCATCTCTGGGGCCCTGATCGGAGGCCTTTGGACGAAGAGGCGGTTCCTGCTGAGCTGGAGATTGGTGAcgctctcatcttcttgggAAACCTTTATCATGCCGGCGGCGCCAACACAACCAAGTGCGTGAGTGCCTTTGCCAACTCGTGTAAAAATATTGACACATTTTAGGAATGAGTACCGGGAAACCGTTGGCATATTCCTCTGCAAGCCATATCTCCGACCGGCTGAGAACCAGTTCCTCATGGTGCCGCTGGAGAaggtgaggaagatgaagccgCAAGCGCAACGCTTGCTGGGTTACGGTCTCTTGGAGCCCGGGGTTGGTTTCATGAACTATCAGGATCCTATGAGAGTATTGTTTggggttgaagatgaggagactGTCAACATGTGACTGAGAGACCATTCACGTACTATCAGTATCAAATTGAAATTATGTGCCACCTTTTTGTCAATAACACCGCACCTTTACACCCTCAGTTCACCAGGGCCTGACACTAAGTAGTTGCTTGGGCTGTATATCGACCACCCAACGCTCTTTGTAAGGAACCCAGATAGACCAAGTGTCTCAAGTCCGCCCCGCGCAGTAACCATCTTAATGATACCTATCCCGTGGGCGAAGAAGGCATCCATATCTCCTTCGAAGTGCTGTAGTATCAGGTTAGAACAGCCTTTGAAAACAGGAGAAGAGCACGTACAGATTCGGACGCCATCAGCAGAGCCAGCGCAATGGTCGTATCACTAGCCACCGCCTGAGAAGAAATTGCTTCttttgccatcttcaagcaCGTGAGGCGATATTGGAGTTTCTTCACCGCGTACTTCTTCGAGTTACTGTTGTTTGTTGTGGTGGCATAATTGCGGCATGCTACGTGGAATATTGCAGCCATCAAGCTTGGTTGACCCATGGCCCATGGAACCCAGACGTCTCTCATCGACGCTTGGAAGACCttttcatcttctttgtgATAGCATGCCTTGTAGCCGTATTCGATGACATAATTGAGGTCTAGTGGGTAAGCTTGAGTCTTGGAGGTGTTGGAGGCATGACTGGACTCACAAAAGTCAAACAGATAGTGCTCGTCTTCTGACATTGATCTGGCGAATGTTTGGTATGCATCCTTGCGAGCACCTCCAACCAGCTGAATCGGGCTTGGAGAACGACTTCTGGTTCTTCTCTGTAATGTCGTCGTTTGTGGTCTTGGAACAAGTCTGCGATGCCTGGATGCGAGACTGATAGCGAATTGTGACATCTCTTCGTGATTGTCTTCCTCCACCGCTTGGTCATTTCGAACCTCACCTGATATTATATCCTCTTGAAAAGCGATTTTCGGCGTCGAACGCTGGCGCTGCGTCGTTTCGCGTTGAAGGGCACGTGAATGCTTGGCTGCATGAGACCTGATGAGCCTTATGTTGCTTGTGCTGCCAAGCCCATTGCCTGGGATCGTGTTGATGAATTGGACCCTGCCAGTATGTGACTGTTCTTGTCTGCTCGGGACATGGCCCTTGGGTCGTCTACCGCGGCCTCTCTTTTGGAGCACAACTGTTTGCCCGCTCATCAAGGGCCCGGCTTGCTCGGCTTGCATCCTCACAGATAGATAGTGTTAAGAAACACGTGTTAAGCCAATAAAAGAGGGCTTAGACACCGGGTTTGCAGACAGTTGATCAAATAGGGAGAAGGGAGAGATTTGAAATGAGGTCGTTGAAGTAATATGAAGCTAAAGTAGATCTGACTCAGCTCGCGATCCGAACCAATGAGTGGCGCGATAAGAGCCACAGGAGGTAACGAGGTAAGCTCAAGGACTAAGAAACGCACAAGAGCGTTATATCAAGATCATCAAAAGCGCAGTAACGTGTATTGGAGATAGAAGTTGCTATCTGTAACTGCTGTCTAATGCCATTCCATAAGAACAGCTCCCCTGTCACTTCTTCAGCTTGAGGTCGATGATGCCCTGCACCGTCTCCTTCACACAAGTCTCCAAACCAATCCAGTCGCGGCCGGCCCATTTCTTGACCAACCCAGGCGCAATGTCATTCTCAACCTTGTAGGTCAAGCGAGGGTTTTCGGGTTGAAAGTTGTCAACAAACTTGTGGTCCGGGTAGGCCTTGCGCAGGATGTCGAGGCAGTTGTCCCAGTTGAACGATCCCGCGAGTACTTGGATCCTCTGGCCTTTGATGTCTGGGTCTAGGGCAGCGGCGACGTGAAGGACTGCAACGTCGGTGACGTGCGAGTAGTACACTATTCACCGGAAGACGATACCAGTTAGCGATTTATCCTTCCCAATAAGAAGGGCAACGTTGGAAAACTTACGGGCAGGCGACTGCAAAGCTGTGGTGTTGCCCAAGTAGAGCTGCTCAAAAAGCTGTGGCGGCACAGATCGAAGATGTTTGTCGACTCTGATGTCTCCCAGAATCACACAAGGACTGACAGAGTTGACAGCCCAGGGAAGTTTCTCATCTTTGACAAACTTCCACActgccttctcagcctcgacctTGGAAGCGCAATAGACGGGAATAATCCGGTCAGCTTCATAAGGCGGAGGAGCCCAGGCAGCTCGGAGCGCAAACTCATTCCATGTGTCGAGATTGGTGATTGTGTCAGAAATGCCTGGGGCCGGGAATGTGGCGGCCCAAAAAGTGGATGTAAAGATGAAGCGCTTGACTGATGACTCGCGGGCTGCAGAGCGACAGACTGTGAGTGCAGCCTCGACGGTTGCAGGGATGGCAATGTTGGGGTCCGCCACGAAGtcgctgatgatggcgacgtgAATCACAGCTGACACGCCCTTGACGACATCGTCAAACGCGTTGGGGACACTGGTATCGGCAAcaacgagctcaaggtcGCCTTGCTTGGCATATGGCGCAATGAAATCATCGTCCAGAAGCCATTGTGAAGACTCTAGGTCGCGGACAGTTCCACGAACCTTGAAACCTCGCTTCAGTAGCTCTATCACGATGTGGCTTCCGGTGTGGCCGTTGGCAGCGGTTACGAGGACCCATGAGCCCTGGGGGATggcggtggtgttgtcggTCATGTTGAAAATGCTTTGGAGGGATGAGGAGATGTGGAGTGAGGTGTTTACTGTTAATGAGGAGTCTGAGTTTGAAAGGGTCTATAACTGTCTCTTTATACTTGGATCCTCGATAGCATTTCTTCACAGTGACGCACGAGAATCAGAGATGCTGTAAGCCATTTGATCGTGACAACCAACTCCTCGCCAATCATAATGCAGCTTCAAAAGACGAGCAACTTCCCATTTTGGAAAAGCGTATTGTCCCTCGATTGATTCCATTACCAACCACGACAGTCTTCATGCTCACCAGGTGGCGATCATACTTTCTCGTCTCACTGAAAGTCTAGCCAATCATTGGGAGTTTTTAAACTTGAGCAAATACTAAGTTGGGAATAGTGCTGACGGAGCTGAGCTGACGAGGGTGGTATTGAGATGTGAGGCTGTTTTTATGGAACTCCGCGAAAGGCGGGAGTCAGATCTGCGCAAGGATCTATTAGTGCAGTGGAAGACGAAGCTGTGAGAATGCTACATTATTCCTGTTTCAATAGCCAGAATTTTTTAACCACCAATTACAGTGGCAGATGTGCGATGGAAGATAGATATTTCATTGGCGTTTAACAGATATGTAGGTTGCCATTTCAGTAGCATTCTTGTACAAGTATATGAGTAATACAGGATAATTAAAGGATCTACCGGTATTGGTGTTCAATGTTGTCATGTATTGATAACTGTGTCTTTcgctgttgtggctgatggcttcttgaagaTAAGCGTCAGATATCTGTGGCGGCGTGCTCAGTAAAGCGAATTTCCCAACATCCTAAGAAACAAATCTAAACAATAACCTGATGGCGAGGCACGGGGCCCTATCTATATGCCCGGTGAGTTGTGAGCAAAAGCTGCTGTGCGCGGAACGCGCGGGGATAACAGGAGAGAGCCCAGGCAATCAACTAGTGGAAATTGAAGTACCGCGGGAGGCGCGCACTACAGGTGTAGGTGAGACCGAAATACCGAGAGTTTATTTGGTTGGAAGTAACGGGGCAATGCATAAAGGTGGCTTCCTCTCAGACATTGGACGCGGCTGGCCTGAGTCCCCTTGATATCTCACTCTCACACCGGACATGCGACATCTTTCCGATACCCACTCCTCAACTCAGTATTGTAATCAAAGCGTCGGGAAATCAGTTATCAAGCACCGGATATGAGGTCACTTATCTCCTTGACATCATATGCGCCCTTCCTGAACAGTACTGCGCGGCTACGATGGCAAATCGCTCGTACCACAACATTTCAGCCACGCCACCTCACCACATCGACCTCTGATAAGAAGCCAGATCTGATAGTGGTAGGCAGCGGTATAGCCGGGCTCTCAGCAGCCATAACAGCAGCTGAGAAGGGTGCATCAGTGCTCGTCATCGAGCGGTTCCATGGAGGCGGCACTTCAGCGCTCTCAGGAGGCGTCGTTTACGCCGGCGGCGGAACACGGCAGCAGAAAGAGGCCAGCTTCGAGGACACGCCCGAGAACATGTTGGCTTATTTGCGACAGGAGGCTGGAAGCGCCGTCGATGAAGCAACTTTGAGGCGGTTCTGCGATCAGAGtgtcgagaacctcgagtgGCTAGAGAAGCATGGGGCGCGGTTCGAGGCTTCCATGTGCCCTTACAAGACGAGTTATCCGACCAACAAGCACTACCTGTACTATTCAGGCTCGGAGAAAGCATATCCGTTCAACGAAAAGGCAACGCCAATACCGCGGGGACATCGCATGGTTCATCCGGGCTTTTCTGGCAGTGGCCTCGCCCAAGCGTTGCTTGACTCTGCGAAACGGTTGGGTATCCGCCTCTTACCTGCTAccaaggttgaagaggtcTTATTGAACGGAAATGGCTCTGTCCGCGGGGTCAAGTGTCGAACGATAAGACATGATTCGAAGCTTCAAAAGCACAAGAAGCTGACCCAGAGGGCGCTTCAGTACcagctccctcttcctccactgGCAGCCATGTTCCACAAACGAGCGAATGCTATCTTTGAGAGGGAATCGCGGATCGAGTCTATCGAGGCGCCTTCGGTGGTTCTTGCAGCTGGCGGTTTCACATTCAATCCTGAGATGCGGCAGATGTACTTACCGGAATTCTCGGGCGTTGCTCCTCTGGGCACACCGGCTGATGACGGAGCCGGAATAAAGCTCGGTATCGCAGCCGGCGGGTCGATGTCTCATATGAACCGCATGTCAGCATGGCGCTTCCTCTATCCGCCAACagctctcctcgagggcgtAGTCGTTTCGCAGGAGGGGCAGCGAATCGGAGCCGAGGACGTCTACGGCGCTCTACTAACCGAGAAAATGATCCTCAACCATCAGTCCCGGGGCTTCCTTATCTTAGATTCTACCCAGTGGGCCAAGGCCAGAAAGCAGATCTGGGAGCAGACAGCGTCCTTCGTGAGGCTGCAACGACTACACTGGCTCTACTGGGGCTACAAGCGAGCTAACTCTGTTCAAGATCTGGCACGCAAGTTCGGCATCTCTGAGAAAGGTCTGGCGAGAACAGTGGAAGAATATAACAAGGCTATCGAACGCGCAGAGAGGGACCCGATGAACAAAATGCCAGATA from Fusarium keratoplasticum isolate Fu6.1 chromosome 12, whole genome shotgun sequence includes:
- a CDS encoding Zn(2)-C6 fungal-type domain-containing protein, whose translation is MKGCSMCSKRRIRCDNSRPTCTKCLQKGLDCPGYEPKLRWVGGPAVRGRLKGFQPQGSSADIQPSVDTSFHSFLGYPLQELVDYYDKQLCKIMVWVDSADNIYRRYVLPLAQTNLTVRLSVAAVSAQHAAASRGACLMSEDARNQAISMISRHITDVTNHLANGHEIDKQLSLDDAEWMLACMLVLSCYEMAHSGASAAEIHRSAARSLVNTLPTAQCRKSMLFMSLRNMLSTYEVFASTTCFDLESVQDAILPIFEAGTVLLDESILFAEYLGLLHQATILARQPHRVQASNRDWRTDFEMARGTTLMIGGRLSITVQQRRDLIRLVDIHHNAALLYVSQCLGYGTTYETMSAFSDLKRQLLAFDDIADWTHNLAWPVFIAGVGCHGDEQDQKIVSDLYETIVQVTRLKSYREVLCFLQDFWSGSEPDWQVLAREWELLGKRVLPY
- a CDS encoding Epimerase domain-containing protein, yielding MTDNTTAIPQGSWVLVTAANGHTGSHIVIELLKRGFKVRGTVRDLESSQWLLDDDFIAPYAKQGDLELVVADTSVPNAFDDVVKGVSAVIHVAIISDFVADPNIAIPATVEAALTVCRSAARESSVKRFIFTSTFWAATFPAPGISDTITNLDTWNEFALRAAWAPPPYEADRIIPVYCASKVEAEKAVWKFVKDEKLPWAVNSVSPCVILGDIRVDKHLRSVPPQLFEQLYLGNTTALQSPALYYSHVTDVAVLHVAAALDPDIKGQRIQVLAGSFNWDNCLDILRKAYPDHKFVDNFQPENPRLTYKVENDIAPGLVKKWAGRDWIGLETCVKETVQGIIDLKLKK
- a CDS encoding FAD-binding-2 domain-containing protein; amino-acid sequence: MRSLISLTSYAPFLNSTARLRWQIARTTTFQPRHLTTSTSDKKPDLIVVGSGIAGLSAAITAAEKGASVLVIERFHGGGTSALSGGVVYAGGGTRQQKEASFEDTPENMLAYLRQEAGSAVDEATLRRFCDQSVENLEWLEKHGARFEASMCPYKTSYPTNKHYLYYSGSEKAYPFNEKATPIPRGHRMVHPGFSGSGLAQALLDSAKRLGIRLLPATKVEEVLLNGNGSVRGVKCRTIRHDSKLQKHKKLTQRALQYQLPLPPLAAMFHKRANAIFERESRIESIEAPSVVLAAGGFTFNPEMRQMYLPEFSGVAPLGTPADDGAGIKLGIAAGGSMSHMNRMSAWRFLYPPTALLEGVVVSQEGQRIGAEDVYGALLTEKMILNHQSRGFLILDSTQWAKARKQIWEQTASFVRLQRLHWLYWGYKRANSVQDLARKFGISEKGLARTVEEYNKAIERAERDPMNKMPDIRSPLLTPPFYGIDISATPNMGAQMVLGLTLGGLRVDGETGLVLNDKGGKIGGLYAAGRTAVGVCSDGYISGLSLADGVFSGRRAAHHAIGRS